Below is a genomic region from Mesorhizobium sp. NZP2298.
CTCGGCGATCGCCATCCTGATCGCCGTGCCGCTCGGCATCGGCATCGCCATCTTCCTCACCGAGCTCTGCCCGCGCCCGCTTCGGCGCCCCATCGGCATGGCGGTGGAATTGCTGGCCGGCATCCCTTCGATCATCTACGGTATCTGGGGCCTGTTCGTGCTGGCACCGTTCCTGCAGACGGCCGTGCAGCCTTTCATCATCAGCGTGTTCCACGGTATTCCGGGCCTCAACAGCCTGTTCGCCGGCCCCCCTTATGGCATCGGCCTGCTGACCTCGGCGATGATCCTGGCCATCATGATCCTGCCTTTCATCACCTCGATCACCAAGGACGTGTTCGATACGGTGCCGTCTGTGCTGAAGGAATCGGCCTATGGGATCGGCTGCACGACCTGGGAGGTCACGCGCCGGGTCGTCATTCCCTACACGCGCATCGGCATCATGGGCGGCGTCATGCTGGCTCTCGGCCGCGCGCTTGGTGAAACAATGGCGGTGACCTTCGTCATCGGCAACGCCCACCGCATCAGCACTTCGCTGTTCGCGCCGGCAACGACCATCTCGGCGACCATCGCCAACGAATTCACCGAAGCCGTCGGCGATCTCTACACCTCCTCGCTGGTCGCGCTCGGCCTGATCCTGTTCGTTATCACCTTCCTGATCCTTGCCATCGCACGCTATATGCTGATGCGCATCGATGCCCGCACGGGAGCCTGACCGATGTCGATAGCCGCATCGCTTCACCACAGCCGCAAGCGCAAGAATGGCGTGATGATGACGCTGTGCGTCGTCGCCGCCGGCATCGGCTTGGCCTGGCTGGCGCTCATCCTCGGCGCTCTGCTCTACAAGGGCCTCGCGGGCGTCAATCTTTCGGTCTTCACGGAAATGACGCCGCCACCCGGCGACGCCGGCGGCCTGCTCAATGCCATCTACGGCAGCGTGGTGATGACGGTCATCGCCGTTATTGTCGGCACGCCGATCGGCGTGCTGGCGGGCACTTATATGGCCGAGTACGGCCGCTTCTCGAAGCTCACTACCGTGGTGCGCTTCATCAACGACATCCTTCTGTCGGCGCCATCGATCATCATCGGCCTGTTCGTCTATGAGCTGATGGTGCGGCCGATGGGGCATTTCTCGGCGATCGCCGGTGCCGTCGCGCTGGCCATCCTGGTCATCCCGGTCGTCGTGCGCACCACCGAGGACATGCTCAATCTGGTGCCGAACGCGTTGCGCGAAGCCGGCACCGCGATCGGCGCGCCGCGCTGGGTGGTCATCCGTTCGGTTGCCTATCGCGCGGCACTTTCGGGCATCGTCACCGGCATATTGCTGGCTATCGCCCGCATCTCCGGCGAGACCGCACCCCTTCTTTTCACGGCGCTGAACAACCAGTTCTGGTCCAGCAATCTCAACGCTCCGATGGCCAGCCTGCCAGTCACCATCTTCCAGTTCGCTCTCAGTCCCTACGAGGAATGGCAGCAACTGGCCTGGACCGGCGCACTCATAATCACATTGACGGTTCTCGCGCTCAGCATCTTCGCGCGCAGCCTGACCGGACGCAGAGAGGACAAATGAGCCAGATGTTGTCTCCAGACATGACGATCGCCGCCGAGGCGGCGGCCAAGGCCAAGATCGAGGTCAAGAACCTCAACTTCTACTACGGCCAATCGAAGGCGCTGAAGGATATCACGCTGTCGCTGCCTGAGCGCAGCGTCACCGCCTTCATCGGCCCTTCCGGCTGCGGAAAGTCGACGCTGCTGCGCGTCTTCAACCGCATCTACGAGCTCTACCCCAAGCAGACCGCCGAGGGCCAGGTGCTGCTCGACGGCCAGAACATTCTCGACCGCTCGCAGGACCTCAACCTGCTGCGCACCAAGATCGGCATGGTGTTCCAGAAGCCGACGCCCTTCCCGATGTCGATCTACGAGAACATCGCCTTCGGCGTCAGGCTCTATGAGAAGATCAGCAAGGCCGAGATGGACGGTCGTGTCGAGCAGGCGCTGAAGCGCGCCGCTTTGTGGACCGAGGTCAAGGACAAGCTCAATGCCAGCGGCCTCAGCCTGTCGGGCGGCCAGCAGCAGCGGCTGTGCATCGCCCGCACGGTGGCGGTGAAGCCGGAGGTCATCCTGCTCGATGAGCCGGCCTCCGCGCTCGATCCGCTGTCGACCGCCAAGATCGAGGAACTGATCGACGAGCTGCAGGCCGACTACACGATCGTCATCGTCACCCACAACATGCAGCAGGCGGCGCGCGTCTCGAAGCAGACCGCCTTCATGTATCTGGGCGAACTGGTCGAGTTCGACCGCACCGAGAAGATCTTCACGTCGCCTCGCGAGAAGCGCACGCAAGACTACATCACCGGCCGCTTCGGCTGATCGCACGCATTACGAGGACCAGGATCATGGCCGAACACACAGTCGCAGCCTTCGACGAGGATCTCGGACAGATCAGCAGGCTGATCAGCGACATGGGCGATCTCGCCGGCTCGATGGTCGGCGGCGCCACCAAGGCGCTGCTGAATTCCGACAACGCGCTGGCACAGCGCGTGGTCTCCGACGACGCCATCATGGATGCGCGCCAGCGCGAACTCGACGATCGCGCCATCACGCTGATCGCCAAGCGCCAGCCGATGGCAGACGATCTGCGCCATGTCGTCGGGTCGATCCGCATGGCTGGCGACCTCGAACGCATTGGCGACCTTGCCAAGAACATCGCCAAGCGCGTCGGCACCGTCGGTCTCACCGCAACGCCGCGCGACCTGTCGCATTCCATCGACGCCATGGCGCAGCTGGTGCTGATCCAGGTGCAGGGCGTGATCGAGGAGTATGCGGCGCGCGATGCCGCCGCGCTTGCGAAGCTGCGCGCCGACGACGAACGCATCGACGTCAAATACACCTCGGTGTTCCGCGAGCTGCTGACCTACATGATGGAGGATCCGCGCAACATCACCGCTTGCACGCATCTGTTGTTCTGCGCCAAGAATCTCGAACGCATCGGCGACCATGTGACCAACATCGCCGAGAACGCGTACTATGTCCTGACCGGCACGCAACTGCCCGCCAACCGCCCCAAACAGGACGAGACGGCGATGTCGGCGCCGGCGGCTTGAGCGTTGGAGCGGTTCATCGTTTCGCGGAAACGCCGAACCGCTCTATCTCTTTGTTTCACGCAATTCAGGATGGAAAACCGTTACATATTTTTCCCGGGATTGCTTTAGAGGTGACCAGTCAATGATCGCACCACGCATCATGGTGGTGGAGGACGAGGAGCCGCTCGGCGTGCTCCTCCGCTACAATCTGGAATCGGAAGGCTATCAGGTCGAGGTGGTAACCCGCGGCGATGAAGCCGAAATCCGGCTGCAGGAAAACGTGCCCGATCTTCTGGTGCTCGACTGGATGGTGCC
It encodes:
- the pstC gene encoding phosphate ABC transporter permease subunit PstC; translation: MSAVQEALPAVRGSRDAIVRRFALTDSIFHATTRAAAILVLVLLGGVAISLFAGSWQALSTFGFSFLTSESWNPVTEKFGALAPIYGTIITSAIAILIAVPLGIGIAIFLTELCPRPLRRPIGMAVELLAGIPSIIYGIWGLFVLAPFLQTAVQPFIISVFHGIPGLNSLFAGPPYGIGLLTSAMILAIMILPFITSITKDVFDTVPSVLKESAYGIGCTTWEVTRRVVIPYTRIGIMGGVMLALGRALGETMAVTFVIGNAHRISTSLFAPATTISATIANEFTEAVGDLYTSSLVALGLILFVITFLILAIARYMLMRIDARTGA
- the pstA gene encoding phosphate ABC transporter permease PstA, yielding MSIAASLHHSRKRKNGVMMTLCVVAAGIGLAWLALILGALLYKGLAGVNLSVFTEMTPPPGDAGGLLNAIYGSVVMTVIAVIVGTPIGVLAGTYMAEYGRFSKLTTVVRFINDILLSAPSIIIGLFVYELMVRPMGHFSAIAGAVALAILVIPVVVRTTEDMLNLVPNALREAGTAIGAPRWVVIRSVAYRAALSGIVTGILLAIARISGETAPLLFTALNNQFWSSNLNAPMASLPVTIFQFALSPYEEWQQLAWTGALIITLTVLALSIFARSLTGRREDK
- the pstB gene encoding phosphate ABC transporter ATP-binding protein PstB, which codes for MSQMLSPDMTIAAEAAAKAKIEVKNLNFYYGQSKALKDITLSLPERSVTAFIGPSGCGKSTLLRVFNRIYELYPKQTAEGQVLLDGQNILDRSQDLNLLRTKIGMVFQKPTPFPMSIYENIAFGVRLYEKISKAEMDGRVEQALKRAALWTEVKDKLNASGLSLSGGQQQRLCIARTVAVKPEVILLDEPASALDPLSTAKIEELIDELQADYTIVIVTHNMQQAARVSKQTAFMYLGELVEFDRTEKIFTSPREKRTQDYITGRFG
- the phoU gene encoding phosphate signaling complex protein PhoU encodes the protein MAEHTVAAFDEDLGQISRLISDMGDLAGSMVGGATKALLNSDNALAQRVVSDDAIMDARQRELDDRAITLIAKRQPMADDLRHVVGSIRMAGDLERIGDLAKNIAKRVGTVGLTATPRDLSHSIDAMAQLVLIQVQGVIEEYAARDAAALAKLRADDERIDVKYTSVFRELLTYMMEDPRNITACTHLLFCAKNLERIGDHVTNIAENAYYVLTGTQLPANRPKQDETAMSAPAA